The following coding sequences lie in one Proteiniborus ethanoligenes genomic window:
- a CDS encoding B-box zinc finger protein produces MNCEYHKNFEANFICSDCGINMCKACAVNDNGRVICIECAKKKGLSIIKNAAYESKFHNDNIDSNYSNPNKRYSKFWSIIFSFMPGGGHMYLGVMKRGLQFMLAFFGIIALANFFYSSEFLIFFSIVIWFYSFFDCFHIRKKLEQGEEINEDLIFPVDFKNINSRHLGVGLLVVGGLILLNEFFDQLIYITNRMNINSEAIRVTIRMLRNSFFPIVLIVTGFLILRKSNKKNIE; encoded by the coding sequence ATGAATTGTGAATATCATAAAAATTTCGAAGCGAATTTTATTTGCTCCGATTGTGGAATAAACATGTGTAAGGCTTGTGCAGTAAATGACAATGGAAGAGTTATTTGCATTGAATGTGCAAAAAAGAAAGGTCTATCTATAATAAAAAATGCTGCATATGAAAGTAAATTTCATAATGATAATATAGACTCTAATTATAGTAATCCTAATAAAAGGTATAGCAAGTTCTGGTCTATAATATTTTCATTTATGCCTGGAGGAGGCCATATGTATCTAGGAGTAATGAAAAGAGGACTTCAATTTATGCTGGCATTTTTCGGGATAATTGCTTTGGCAAACTTTTTTTATTCATCAGAGTTTTTGATTTTCTTTTCGATTGTTATTTGGTTTTATAGCTTTTTTGATTGCTTTCACATAAGGAAGAAGCTAGAACAAGGTGAAGAAATCAATGAGGATTTAATATTTCCTGTAGACTTTAAGAACATAAATTCAAGACATCTTGGGGTAGGGCTATTAGTTGTAGGTGGATTGATATTGCTAAATGAGTTCTTTGATCAGTTAATATATATAACTAACCGAATGAATATAAATTCTGAAGCCATTAGAGTTACTATCAGAATGCTAAGAAACTCTTTCTTCCCTATAGTACTAATAGTGACTGGATTTTTAATATTAAGAAAATCAAACAAAAAAAATATTGAATAG
- a CDS encoding DUF523 domain-containing protein, with the protein MYIISACLAGVNCRYDGGNNFSSEIVKLVKDGKAILVCPEQLGGLTTPRLPCEIIIDEKGNKKVISIEGKDYTKEFLKGAEETLKIAKIVEVKKAILKARSPSCGKGYVYDGTFKKKLVSGNGITADLLEKNGIKVYTEEDNIKNI; encoded by the coding sequence GTGTATATAATAAGTGCTTGTTTAGCAGGTGTTAATTGCAGATATGATGGAGGGAACAATTTCAGTTCGGAAATCGTCAAATTAGTTAAAGATGGAAAAGCCATCTTAGTTTGTCCAGAGCAACTTGGGGGATTAACAACCCCAAGACTACCCTGTGAGATTATTATTGACGAAAAAGGCAATAAAAAAGTAATAAGCATTGAAGGGAAGGATTATACAAAGGAATTCTTAAAAGGCGCGGAGGAAACACTTAAAATCGCAAAAATTGTTGAAGTAAAAAAAGCAATATTAAAAGCAAGAAGTCCATCATGTGGAAAAGGATATGTTTACGATGGTACATTTAAGAAAAAATTAGTATCAGGAAATGGGATAACAGCTGACCTCCTTGAGAAAAATGGTATTAAAGTATATACAGAAGAAGACAATATTAAAAATATTTAA
- a CDS encoding RNA polymerase sigma factor yields the protein MNEERIVCELKAGNYTVFTEIIELFKNRVFGMAYKFTNDYNEAQDLSQEIFLKIYKEIGSFRFESKLSTWIYRVSMNTCLDWKRKNSKIKNLSTNIVNHEDEIVEIELKDESSLPEDIYIQSESQREIHQLVLGLPDIYKTVIIMYHFNNMSYEEISKTLSLSERTVETRLYRARRLLKEEFTKLKDRSGYKWNATKL from the coding sequence TTGAATGAAGAACGCATAGTCTGTGAGTTGAAAGCAGGGAACTACACTGTTTTTACAGAGATAATTGAGTTATTCAAGAACAGAGTGTTCGGAATGGCTTATAAGTTTACTAATGATTATAATGAGGCACAGGACTTATCTCAAGAAATATTTCTTAAGATATATAAAGAGATTGGTAGCTTTAGATTTGAAAGTAAGCTTTCTACTTGGATATACAGAGTCTCCATGAATACTTGCCTAGATTGGAAAAGAAAAAATAGTAAGATAAAAAATCTAAGCACTAATATAGTAAACCATGAAGATGAAATTGTTGAAATTGAACTTAAAGATGAAAGTTCCCTGCCAGAAGATATATATATTCAATCTGAAAGTCAAAGAGAGATCCACCAGCTAGTATTAGGACTACCAGATATATATAAAACCGTGATTATAATGTACCATTTTAACAATATGTCATATGAAGAAATTTCAAAGACATTAAGTCTTTCAGAAAGAACGGTTGAAACGAGGCTGTATAGAGCTAGAAGATTATTGAAAGAAGAGTTTACTAAGCTAAAGGATAGGAGTGGATACAAATGGAATGCAACCAAGCTTTAA
- a CDS encoding lytic transglycosylase domain-containing protein: MQKRILIYIVLTATILFSTTVYGIMQNQEANIIDINSVAEGNIAREFLREEIIESNNLIHFISDLTKLSHEEAEYIVQICKEKEIDIFLVLGLMKVESNFNIRLIGKQGEIGLTQLKVGTAKWIASNIGVEFKAQDLFEPKYNVNISTSFLKGLRERNNGDIHKTLTAYNRGEGGLKKYMVSRSGRRNPAESTYSKRVLEYSTIFRESFKNYNS; this comes from the coding sequence TTGCAAAAAAGGATTTTAATATATATAGTCCTCACTGCAACTATTTTATTTAGTACAACTGTTTATGGGATTATGCAAAATCAAGAAGCAAATATAATTGATATAAATAGTGTTGCAGAAGGAAATATTGCAAGGGAATTCTTGCGAGAAGAAATAATTGAATCAAATAATCTGATTCACTTTATTTCAGATTTAACTAAACTATCTCATGAGGAAGCAGAATACATAGTTCAAATATGTAAAGAAAAAGAGATAGATATTTTCTTAGTTTTAGGACTTATGAAGGTAGAAAGCAATTTTAACATTAGACTAATTGGAAAGCAAGGAGAAATAGGTCTTACTCAACTTAAAGTAGGCACAGCAAAATGGATTGCAAGTAATATTGGAGTTGAGTTTAAAGCGCAGGATTTGTTTGAACCAAAGTATAATGTTAACATATCCACTAGCTTCTTAAAGGGATTAAGAGAAAGAAATAATGGAGATATCCACAAGACTCTTACTGCATACAATAGAGGAGAAGGCGGGTTGAAGAAGTACATGGTCTCAAGAAGCGGCAGAAGAAATCCTGCAGAGAGTACTTATTCTAAAAGAGTACTTGAATACTCAACTATTTTTAGAGAATCATTTAAAAATTATAACTCTTAA
- a CDS encoding endonuclease MutS2 translates to MNEKTLRVLEYGKIIQLLVNKTESSLGKDIASNLSPSIDLEEVEYFQKETDEAVSILIKRGNPPLGGIHDVLPEVKRAEIGSVLSPGGLLKVADTLRAARRIKGFLGYDKGDRESSYPLLGGLTNDLNTYRDVEEAIFNAIISEEEISDSASSLLKSIRKQIILKNDSIRNKLNSIISSSSNKKMLQDGIITIREDRFVVPVKQEYRTSFPGLIHDQSSSGATLFIEPMAVVQLNNELKELRLKEKAEIERILAELTENVATASDGIRENQKKLAQIDFIFAKGKLSLNMKGIKPELNGKGYINIKKGRHPLLNVDKVVPTDIYIGDKFNTLVITGPNTGGKTVTLKTLGLFTLMVQSGLQIPVEYGTKMAVFKNVFADIGDEQSIEQSLSTFSSHMTNIVDILKNVEDNSLVLFDELGAGTDPTEGAALAMAILNHLHRIDVRTVATTHYSELKVYALTTEGVENASVEFDVETLSPTYRLLIGVPGKSNAFEISKRLGLNDYIIQSAKELVSKENIEFEDILANIERDRRESEHNKEETQRLKEEIQKLKSELLEKKEKLENMRDETIRQAKREARKILKDAKEESESIINEIRNISTEIEKEKNKRLQEARDKIRTNLESIEGDLSENIIVKKNTKPPKNLKPGENVILLGLNQEGIVLNQPDESGNVMVQVGIMKISVHISTLSRARKEEKIESKVAVKSIVRTKASNIKNELDLRGKNLDEAMLDVDKYLDDAYIAGLKTVYIIHGKGTGILREGIGQLLRGHKHVKSYRLGNYGEGGTGVTVVEIK, encoded by the coding sequence ATGAACGAAAAGACTTTAAGAGTACTTGAATATGGAAAGATTATTCAATTGCTTGTGAATAAGACTGAGTCTAGTCTAGGTAAGGACATAGCTAGTAACTTATCACCTAGTATAGACCTAGAAGAAGTAGAATATTTTCAAAAGGAAACTGATGAAGCAGTAAGTATTCTAATAAAAAGAGGAAATCCTCCCCTTGGCGGAATACACGATGTGTTACCAGAGGTAAAGAGAGCAGAAATAGGTTCGGTTCTCTCACCAGGGGGTCTGCTAAAGGTTGCTGATACATTACGTGCTGCAAGAAGAATAAAAGGCTTTTTAGGATACGACAAAGGCGATAGAGAATCCTCTTATCCATTGCTAGGAGGATTAACTAATGATTTAAACACATATAGAGATGTGGAAGAGGCAATATTTAATGCTATCATAAGCGAGGAAGAAATATCTGATAGTGCCAGTTCTCTTTTAAAAAGTATAAGAAAACAGATAATTTTAAAAAATGATTCTATAAGAAACAAGCTAAATTCTATAATTAGCTCATCTTCTAATAAAAAAATGCTTCAGGATGGGATAATAACCATTAGAGAGGATAGATTTGTTGTCCCTGTAAAGCAGGAATACAGGACTAGCTTCCCTGGACTTATACATGACCAATCTTCTAGTGGGGCGACTTTGTTTATAGAACCTATGGCTGTAGTTCAATTAAATAATGAACTGAAAGAATTAAGGCTTAAAGAAAAAGCTGAAATTGAAAGAATATTAGCAGAGCTTACAGAAAATGTTGCAACTGCTAGTGATGGAATAAGAGAAAACCAAAAAAAGCTAGCACAAATTGACTTTATATTTGCTAAAGGAAAGCTATCCTTAAATATGAAGGGCATAAAACCAGAGTTAAATGGGAAAGGATATATTAACATTAAAAAAGGAAGACATCCTCTTTTAAATGTAGATAAGGTAGTACCTACGGATATATATATAGGAGACAAATTTAATACCTTAGTCATTACTGGACCAAATACAGGTGGAAAAACTGTTACACTTAAAACCCTAGGTCTATTTACTTTAATGGTGCAATCGGGACTACAAATACCTGTAGAATATGGGACAAAAATGGCTGTATTTAAAAACGTTTTTGCTGATATAGGTGATGAGCAAAGTATTGAACAAAGTTTAAGTACTTTTTCATCTCATATGACAAATATAGTAGATATATTAAAGAATGTAGAAGACAATAGTCTAGTTCTTTTTGATGAGCTTGGAGCAGGAACTGACCCTACCGAAGGAGCAGCCTTAGCTATGGCTATACTGAATCATCTCCATAGAATAGATGTGAGGACTGTTGCTACAACTCATTATAGTGAGCTAAAAGTATATGCATTAACTACAGAGGGTGTAGAAAATGCTTCTGTAGAATTTGATGTAGAAACATTAAGTCCAACCTATAGGCTTTTAATTGGGGTTCCAGGTAAATCTAATGCTTTTGAAATATCTAAAAGATTAGGTTTAAATGATTACATTATCCAAAGTGCAAAGGAGCTTGTGTCTAAGGAGAATATTGAGTTTGAAGACATATTAGCTAATATAGAGAGGGACAGAAGAGAAAGTGAGCACAATAAGGAGGAAACACAGCGTTTAAAGGAAGAAATACAAAAACTTAAAAGTGAACTTTTAGAGAAAAAAGAAAAACTTGAAAATATGAGAGATGAAACCATAAGACAGGCCAAGAGAGAAGCAAGAAAAATATTAAAAGATGCAAAGGAAGAGTCAGAAAGCATAATTAATGAAATAAGAAATATTTCTACTGAAATAGAAAAGGAAAAGAATAAGAGATTACAAGAAGCTAGAGATAAAATAAGAACCAATCTTGAATCCATAGAGGGAGACTTATCTGAAAATATTATAGTTAAAAAGAATACAAAACCTCCAAAAAATTTAAAGCCAGGAGAAAATGTAATACTACTAGGGCTAAATCAGGAAGGAATAGTTTTAAACCAGCCAGATGAATCGGGGAATGTAATGGTACAGGTAGGGATAATGAAAATTAGTGTCCATATTTCTACTTTGTCTAGAGCAAGAAAAGAAGAAAAAATAGAGAGTAAAGTAGCTGTAAAATCAATTGTTCGGACTAAAGCTTCTAATATAAAAAACGAACTAGATTTGAGAGGAAAAAATTTAGATGAGGCAATGCTTGATGTGGATAAATACTTAGATGATGCTTATATTGCAGGTCTAAAAACTGTTTATATAATACATGGCAAGGGTACAGGTATATTAAGGGAAGGAATAGGTCAGCTTCTAAGAGGGCATAAGCATGTAAAATCCTATAGGCTTGGTAACTATGGTGAAGGTGGAACAGGTGTAACTGTTGTTGAAATTAAATAA
- the argS gene encoding arginine--tRNA ligase — translation MLDFKKEIGKLVSKNFGSLNEDTIIELLEVPPNYELGDYAMPCFRLAKELRKSPNIIAQEIVDSIKEKNLFEKIENVGAYVNFFINKEALGKTVLEEVFQKKEMFGSANIGKGQNVTFDYSAPNIAKPFHVGHLRSTVIGNSLYKIYNFLGYNSIGINHLGDWGTQFGKMISAYKRWGDDEEIKKEPIKSLQALYVKFHEEAEKAPELEEEGRYWFKKLEEGDEEARQIWKRFVDLSLEEFNRVYDLLNVKFDYNTGESFYEGKMERIVDMLKEKNLLVESKGAYVVDLEEYNMPPCIILKSDGTTIYATRDITAAIYRKETFNFAKSIYITDYSQNLHFAQWMKVIELMGFDWANQMEHAPFGRVSTEEGRLQTRKGNVILLDDLLMKSIEKAKEIIEEKNPNLENKDEVAKMVGIGAVIFNDLSNGKIKDIVFNWDRMLSFEGETGPYVQYTYARANSVLGKAEYHITNDVDYSLLTNDEAVNVIRLLYSFQNTIIAAMEKNEPSFIARHIIDIAQAFNKFYHECPIIVEDKELQKARVLLVYGAATTIKVGLSLLGIEAPQKM, via the coding sequence ATGCTTGATTTTAAAAAAGAAATAGGAAAACTAGTAAGTAAAAACTTTGGCAGTTTAAATGAAGATACCATAATAGAGCTTTTAGAGGTTCCGCCAAATTATGAGCTTGGAGATTATGCTATGCCATGCTTTAGATTAGCAAAAGAGCTTAGAAAATCTCCTAACATTATTGCTCAAGAAATAGTAGATTCTATTAAAGAAAAGAATTTATTTGAAAAAATTGAAAATGTTGGGGCCTATGTGAACTTTTTTATTAATAAAGAAGCTTTAGGGAAAACTGTACTTGAGGAAGTATTTCAGAAGAAAGAAATGTTTGGTTCAGCGAATATTGGGAAAGGTCAGAACGTTACTTTTGACTACTCTGCGCCAAATATTGCAAAGCCTTTTCATGTTGGTCACTTAAGATCAACAGTAATAGGCAATTCTCTATATAAGATTTATAACTTTTTAGGATATAATTCTATTGGAATAAATCATTTAGGTGATTGGGGAACACAATTTGGAAAAATGATTTCTGCGTATAAAAGATGGGGGGATGATGAGGAGATTAAAAAGGAGCCTATAAAATCTCTTCAAGCTCTGTATGTAAAGTTTCATGAAGAAGCAGAGAAAGCTCCCGAACTTGAAGAAGAGGGAAGATATTGGTTTAAAAAACTCGAAGAAGGCGATGAAGAAGCAAGACAAATTTGGAAAAGATTTGTTGATTTAAGCTTAGAAGAATTCAATAGAGTATATGATTTATTAAATGTAAAGTTTGATTACAATACTGGAGAAAGCTTCTATGAAGGCAAAATGGAAAGAATAGTAGATATGCTAAAAGAAAAGAACCTTTTAGTAGAGAGTAAGGGAGCATATGTAGTAGACCTAGAAGAGTATAATATGCCACCTTGTATAATTCTTAAAAGTGATGGAACTACTATATATGCTACTAGAGATATTACCGCAGCCATATATAGAAAGGAAACCTTTAATTTTGCAAAATCCATATATATTACCGACTATTCTCAAAATCTTCACTTTGCACAATGGATGAAGGTAATAGAGCTTATGGGCTTTGATTGGGCAAATCAAATGGAACATGCTCCCTTTGGGAGAGTAAGTACAGAGGAAGGGAGACTTCAAACAAGAAAGGGAAATGTTATTTTATTAGATGATTTATTAATGAAATCTATAGAAAAAGCAAAGGAAATAATCGAAGAAAAGAACCCTAATCTAGAAAACAAAGATGAGGTTGCAAAAATGGTAGGGATTGGCGCTGTTATATTCAATGATTTAAGCAATGGTAAGATTAAAGACATAGTATTTAACTGGGATAGAATGCTTAGCTTTGAAGGAGAGACAGGGCCTTATGTGCAATATACTTATGCAAGGGCTAACAGTGTCCTAGGTAAAGCAGAATACCATATAACTAATGATGTAGATTATTCTCTGTTGACAAATGATGAGGCTGTAAATGTTATTAGATTGCTTTATTCATTCCAAAATACTATTATAGCAGCAATGGAAAAAAATGAACCTTCATTTATTGCAAGACATATAATTGATATTGCTCAGGCATTTAATAAGTTTTATCATGAATGCCCAATAATTGTAGAAGATAAAGAGCTTCAAAAGGCAAGAGTGTTGCTTGTTTACGGTGCAGCTACAACTATAAAGGTTGGTCTTTCACTATTAGGCATTGAAGCACCACAAAAAATGTAA
- a CDS encoding B12-binding domain-containing radical SAM protein, with protein MKILITTLNSKFIHTSLSIRYLKSFVRNDFPDIQIEEYTINQNNDYIAGEIFKKNLDVVAFSCYIWNISSILQISEVLKIANPNIKIILGGPEVSFDGEEILKKSPFVDFIIYGEGEETFKELLLTLNNNENALKDIKGLIFRENEKICINEPRPLIQNLDVIPSPFDYNLNDFKNRIVYFESSRGCPFNCKFCLSSTIKGVRFFSIERVKEDLQKLINAKVKQVKFVDRTFNAKKEYALEIMKFVMEQEVEDINFHFEVTAHLLDDEILDFLKAVPEGLFQFEIGVQSTNPKTLEAIDRKTNTQKLMEVVKKIKSFNNIHQHLDLIAGLPYEDYDSFRKSFNDIYLLRPEKLQLGFLKLLKGSDLRNKKELYGYKFLDKPPYEVFQSKYIKYIEMLKLKVIEDLVEKYANELYFENSLNYVINSYFDQPFDFYESFAEYWEGKCHDSKAHSRVDLYRILLEFYHEVVNENVELFRNIVKFDYLYNTKTATIPEFIDTRKTNKLKQMRHEFLKNLENLQIYLPDYLDVPPKKIVNEVHFEEFNYDILKFIDSNFESNSISPSRTIILFVYDFDNKVFNRCKSFNVTDDFINMESD; from the coding sequence ATGAAGATACTCATAACTACTTTAAATTCAAAGTTTATACATACATCACTTTCAATTAGATATTTAAAAAGCTTTGTTAGAAATGATTTTCCAGATATACAGATAGAAGAGTATACTATAAATCAGAATAATGACTATATTGCGGGAGAGATTTTTAAGAAGAACCTAGATGTAGTAGCTTTTTCATGTTATATATGGAATATTAGCAGCATACTTCAAATATCAGAAGTATTAAAGATTGCAAATCCAAACATAAAAATTATTCTAGGAGGACCAGAAGTTTCTTTTGATGGTGAAGAAATATTAAAGAAAAGTCCGTTTGTTGATTTTATTATATATGGTGAAGGAGAAGAAACCTTTAAAGAGCTATTATTGACTCTAAATAATAATGAAAATGCGCTGAAAGATATTAAAGGTCTTATATTTAGAGAAAATGAAAAGATTTGTATCAATGAGCCTAGACCTCTTATACAAAACCTAGATGTTATACCATCTCCCTTTGATTATAATTTAAATGATTTCAAAAATAGAATAGTATACTTTGAAAGCTCAAGGGGTTGCCCTTTTAATTGCAAATTTTGTCTTTCATCAACAATAAAAGGAGTAAGGTTTTTCTCCATTGAAAGAGTAAAAGAAGATTTACAAAAGTTAATTAATGCAAAAGTAAAGCAGGTTAAATTTGTAGATAGAACTTTTAATGCAAAGAAGGAATATGCTTTAGAAATTATGAAATTTGTTATGGAGCAGGAGGTGGAAGATATAAACTTTCACTTCGAAGTAACAGCACATTTACTTGATGATGAAATATTAGATTTTTTAAAAGCTGTTCCTGAAGGCTTATTCCAATTTGAGATAGGCGTACAATCAACTAATCCTAAGACCTTAGAAGCTATAGATAGAAAAACAAACACCCAAAAGCTAATGGAAGTAGTAAAAAAGATAAAAAGCTTTAATAATATTCATCAGCATTTAGATTTAATTGCAGGCTTACCCTATGAGGATTATGATAGCTTTAGAAAATCCTTTAATGATATTTATTTACTAAGACCAGAAAAGCTACAGCTAGGTTTTTTAAAGCTTTTAAAAGGCTCTGATCTAAGGAATAAAAAAGAATTATATGGTTATAAATTCTTAGATAAACCACCTTATGAGGTGTTCCAAAGCAAATATATTAAATATATAGAAATGCTTAAACTCAAGGTTATTGAAGATTTAGTTGAAAAATATGCAAACGAACTTTATTTTGAAAATAGTTTAAATTACGTAATTAATAGCTATTTTGATCAACCCTTTGATTTCTATGAATCTTTTGCAGAATATTGGGAAGGAAAGTGTCATGATAGCAAAGCTCATAGTAGAGTAGATTTGTATAGAATATTACTAGAATTCTATCATGAGGTTGTTAATGAAAACGTTGAATTGTTTAGAAATATTGTCAAATTTGATTATTTATATAACACTAAAACAGCTACTATACCTGAATTCATAGATACAAGAAAGACTAATAAGTTAAAGCAGATGAGACATGAATTTTTAAAAAACCTAGAAAATCTTCAAATATATTTACCAGATTATTTGGATGTTCCTCCTAAAAAAATAGTAAATGAAGTACATTTTGAAGAGTTTAATTATGATATACTTAAATTTATAGATAGTAACTTTGAAAGTAATTCTATTAGTCCGTCAAGAACAATAATACTATTTGTTTATGATTTTGATAATAAGGTTTTTAACAGATGTAAATCCTTCAATGTAACAGATGATTTTATTAATATGGAGAGTGATTAA
- a CDS encoding anti-sigma factor family protein: MECNQALIKVDEYFENRLSDIERHNIKKHLEKCSKCRQEYEDMSFVFNALDNHFINAPDDLADKIMNKIIHFESSKKRSTKVLRNIGASFVAAGIMISLLNFSNYNPIILAKGIFRGAFEINQVVTDPITKLSQGLKYVTDVYINGNGK, from the coding sequence ATGGAATGCAACCAAGCTTTAATAAAAGTTGATGAATATTTTGAAAATAGATTAAGTGATATTGAAAGGCATAATATAAAAAAGCACTTAGAAAAGTGTTCTAAGTGTAGACAAGAATACGAGGATATGAGCTTTGTATTTAATGCCTTAGACAATCACTTTATCAATGCTCCTGATGATTTAGCAGATAAAATTATGAATAAAATTATTCATTTTGAAAGTTCTAAAAAGCGAAGCACTAAGGTTCTAAGAAATATTGGTGCCAGCTTTGTAGCAGCAGGTATAATGATTTCCCTTCTCAATTTTTCAAATTATAATCCTATAATTTTAGCAAAAGGCATATTTAGAGGTGCTTTTGAAATAAATCAAGTTGTGACAGATCCAATTACGAAGCTATCACAAGGCTTAAAATATGTAACAGATGTATATATCAATGGTAATGGTAAATAG
- a CDS encoding GerMN domain-containing protein, which produces MKRVLAIFIILMLLFLSLFGCSKNKNKENGDAVSADENNIETEQQEESKDTNQVKYLDYAVYLKHKDIPYLFGERFEIKSNDPILNEKRIEEIALEKLFGYDKGSFESPVPKDTKILGLEKEGSTVYLDLSKAFIDNMPKDGTLTQMALDAIVNTLTFFPENEKVVIKVEGESIKELNGVRLDKDFSFSSEFIPDK; this is translated from the coding sequence ATGAAAAGAGTTTTAGCAATTTTTATTATTCTAATGCTATTATTTTTGAGTTTATTTGGATGCTCTAAAAACAAAAACAAAGAAAATGGAGATGCTGTATCTGCTGACGAAAATAATATTGAAACAGAGCAACAAGAAGAAAGTAAAGATACTAATCAAGTAAAATATCTTGATTATGCGGTTTATTTAAAGCATAAGGATATTCCATATTTATTTGGAGAAAGATTTGAAATAAAATCAAATGATCCAATACTTAATGAAAAAAGAATTGAAGAAATTGCATTAGAAAAGCTATTTGGCTATGATAAGGGAAGTTTTGAATCACCAGTACCTAAGGATACAAAAATATTAGGACTTGAAAAAGAGGGTAGTACCGTTTATCTAGATTTATCTAAAGCATTTATAGATAATATGCCTAAGGATGGAACTTTAACTCAAATGGCACTGGATGCTATAGTAAACACATTGACATTTTTCCCTGAAAATGAAAAAGTAGTTATTAAAGTAGAAGGAGAAAGTATTAAGGAGCTAAATGGAGTTAGGCTAGATAAGGATTTCTCTTTTAGCAGTGAATTTATTCCTGATAAATAA